Proteins encoded in a region of the Buteo buteo chromosome 11, bButBut1.hap1.1, whole genome shotgun sequence genome:
- the OSGIN1 gene encoding oxidative stress-induced growth inhibitor 1: protein MLPDRKMYALLTRPQNKSGFKPLPVVIIGNGPSGICLSYLLSGNIPYFKRGSLHPHPILQRKLEEAPDVSILDQDLEYLSEGLEGRSHSPVALLFDTLQRPDTDFGGTAESVLTWWHETNRAIPHLVLGRNAPGGAWHSIEGSMVTLSRGEWMGLPDLPFKDWLKQKRRGLRNNRATAEDIAQYYQHYVMKKGLQKNFRCGTVVTSVRKVSAESISNHTQKDLLENSDSLWNFNEKSAEVFQVDGFFKTVKGDKEPFSIYAENVVLATGTYDSPTWLGVKGENLSYVHHQLSALEEAVKNNSIGIMSDPVLIVGAGLTAADAILFAHHCNIPVIHVFRRQVSDPGLIFNQLPKMMYPEYHKVHQMMKEQSAACAGPYECYVSLPEHHVLSFGKDKKCIFQDKNGYQKVYKISMALVLTGSNPNLSFLPNNAIDLAMDSDQPVNPKRNPIDVDPFTYECTQEKGLYALGPLAGDNFVRFVQGGALAVASSLLKKANKNPP from the exons GGAATGGACCTTCAGGAATCTGTCTTTCATATTTGCTGTCAGGCAACATCCCTTACTTCAAAAGAGGCTCTCTTCATCCTCATCCCATTCTTCAGAGGAAACTGGAAGAGGCACCAGATGTCTCCATTTTGGACCAG GATTTGGAGTATCTGTCTGAAGGCTTGGAGGGACGATCCCACAGCCCTGTGGCTCTTCTGTTTGATACTCTTCAGCGTCCAGACACAGACTTTGGTGGAACAGCAGAATCTGTCCTCACTTGGTGGCATGAGACCAACAGAGCCATCCCTCACCTGGTCCTTGGCAGAAATGCTCCTGGAGGTGCCTGGCAT TCTATTGAGGGCTCTATGGTTACCCTGAGTAGAGGGGAATGGATGGGACTCCCAGATCTCCCATTCAAAGACTGgctaaagcaaaagagaag AGGCCTCAGAAACAATAGAGCCACAGCAGAAGACATTGCTCAATATTACCAACACTATGTGATGAAGAAAGGACTGCAGAAGAATTTCAGATGTGGTACTGTTGTGACCTCTGTGAGGAAAGTGAGTGCAGAGAGCATCTCCAACCACACACAGAAAGATCTGCTGGAGAATAGTGACTCACTCTGGAACTTCAATGAGAAAAGTGCGGAGGTCTTTCAGGTGGATGGATTTTTCAAAACTGTGAAAGGTGATAAAGAGCCCTTCTCCATCTATGCAGAGAATGTGGTCTTAGCTACAGGAACATACGATAGTCCTACTTGGCTTGGGGTCAAGGGAGAGAACCTTTCCTATGTCCATCACCAGCTGTCTGCCCTGGAGGAAGCAGTGAAGAACAACAGCATTGGCATTATGTCAGATCCAGTCTTGATTGTAGGTGCTGGCCTGACAGCTGCTGATGCGATTCTCTTTGCTCACCATTGCAATATTCCAGTAATCCATGTTTTTCGGAGACAAGTCAGTGATCCGGGTCTTATTTTTAACCAGCTCCCCAAAATGATGTACCCTGAATACCACAAAGTCCATCAGATGATGAAAGAACAGTCAGCTGCTTGTGCTGGGCCCTATGAGTGTTATGTTAGCCTTCCTGAACATCACGTGCTATCCTTCGGCAAGGACAAGAAATGTATCTTTCAAGACAAGAATGGCTACCAGAAAGTTTATAAAATTTCCATGGCTCTTGTTCTAACTGGCTCAAACCCCAACCTCTCCTTTCTGCCAAATAATGCCATTGACTTGGCAATGGACAGTGACCAACCAGTCAATCCAAAGAGGAATCCCATAGATGTTGATCCATTCACCTATGAATGCACTCAGGAGAAAGGGCTTTATGCTCTAGGACCTCTAGCTGGAGATAACTTTGTACGCTTTGTACAGGGAGGGGCTCTGGCTGTTGCCAGCTCTCtgttaaagaaagcaaacaaaaatcccccctaa